One region of Acidovorax sp. T1 genomic DNA includes:
- a CDS encoding cyclic nucleotide-binding domain-containing protein, producing MKGILSLLRRNTRGTKPLEEHTDSVLFSTAFAGQGVDPSMLVPWEARAVEVAAKRLPPSRGGKLLQALWSKDKYMAHLDKDAVERMERFFEFTAVAANRDVIRQDEYGNFMVVLLTGTIAVDRLQPWGEQLRLAETRPGDILGEMSLLDSGIRFSACTTLTDCEIAVLSAEALDQMMAEDPQLAASLVALLARKLSLRLRAVSARLSDHQK from the coding sequence ATGAAAGGCATTCTCAGCCTTCTGCGCCGCAACACCCGCGGCACCAAGCCGCTGGAGGAGCACACCGACTCCGTGCTGTTCTCCACCGCCTTTGCCGGCCAGGGCGTGGATCCATCCATGCTCGTGCCCTGGGAGGCTCGTGCCGTGGAAGTGGCCGCCAAACGCCTGCCCCCCAGCCGCGGTGGCAAGCTGCTGCAGGCGTTGTGGTCCAAGGACAAATACATGGCCCACCTGGACAAGGATGCCGTGGAGCGCATGGAGCGCTTTTTTGAATTTACCGCCGTTGCAGCCAACCGCGACGTGATCCGGCAGGACGAATACGGCAACTTCATGGTGGTGCTGCTCACCGGCACCATCGCCGTGGACCGCCTTCAGCCCTGGGGCGAGCAACTGCGCCTGGCCGAGACCCGGCCCGGCGACATTCTGGGCGAAATGTCGCTGCTCGACAGCGGCATCCGCTTTTCGGCGTGCACCACCCTCACCGACTGCGAGATCGCTGTGTTGAGCGCGGAAGCCCTGGACCAGATGATGGCCGAAGACCCCCAATTGGCAGCCAGCCTGGTGGCGCTGCTGGCGCGCAAGCTGTCGCTGCGCCTGCGGGCCGTGAGCGCCCGGCTGAGCGACCACCAGAAATGA
- a CDS encoding aminotransferase class V-fold PLP-dependent enzyme, which yields MPGLLPDIDPDGLLEFSVVYTDRALNHMSQRFTGVMQDILAVLKEVYHAHTAVIVPGSGTFGMEAVARQFANQQKVLIVRNGWFSYRWSQIFDADKGLGGGAVVCKARQQGSGPQAPWAPAPADEVAAAIRAEKPKVVFAPHVETASGIILSDCYIRTLTAAAHEVGALFVLDCVASGAVWVDMQATGVDVLISAPQKGWSGSPCCAMVMLSERARQAIDGTTSSSFSCDLKKWMQIAEGYEKGQHAYHTTLPTDGLVRLRDVMAEARAYGFAKVRDEQIALGAAVRALLESRGFPSVAAEGFKAPGVVVSYTTDPGIQSGKKFAQVGLQTAAGVPLQCDEGLDFKTFRIGLFGLDKWHNVERTVGHLSRALDQMAAAG from the coding sequence ATGCCCGGACTGCTGCCCGATATCGACCCCGATGGCCTGCTCGAATTCTCGGTGGTCTACACCGACCGCGCGCTCAACCACATGTCCCAGCGTTTCACGGGCGTGATGCAGGACATCCTGGCCGTGCTCAAAGAGGTGTACCACGCCCACACCGCCGTGATCGTGCCCGGCAGCGGCACCTTCGGCATGGAGGCCGTGGCGCGCCAGTTCGCCAACCAGCAAAAAGTGCTGATCGTGCGCAACGGCTGGTTCAGCTACCGCTGGAGCCAGATTTTCGATGCCGACAAAGGCCTGGGCGGCGGCGCCGTGGTCTGCAAGGCGCGCCAGCAGGGCAGCGGCCCGCAGGCGCCCTGGGCGCCGGCGCCGGCTGACGAGGTGGCAGCCGCCATCCGCGCCGAGAAGCCCAAGGTGGTGTTCGCGCCCCATGTGGAAACGGCCAGCGGCATCATCTTGAGCGACTGCTACATCCGCACGCTGACCGCCGCCGCGCACGAGGTGGGCGCGCTGTTTGTGCTGGACTGCGTGGCATCGGGCGCGGTGTGGGTGGACATGCAGGCCACGGGTGTGGACGTGCTGATTTCCGCCCCGCAAAAGGGCTGGAGCGGCTCGCCTTGCTGCGCCATGGTGATGCTCAGCGAGCGCGCACGCCAGGCGATCGATGGCACCACGAGCAGCAGCTTCTCGTGCGACCTCAAGAAGTGGATGCAGATCGCCGAGGGCTACGAAAAAGGCCAGCACGCCTACCACACCACCCTGCCCACCGATGGGCTGGTGCGCCTGCGCGATGTGATGGCCGAGGCCCGCGCCTACGGCTTTGCCAAGGTGCGTGACGAGCAGATCGCACTGGGCGCTGCGGTGCGCGCGCTGCTCGAATCGCGCGGTTTCCCCAGCGTGGCGGCCGAGGGTTTCAAGGCGCCCGGCGTGGTGGTGAGCTACACCACCGACCCCGGCATCCAGAGCGGCAAGAAGTTTGCGCAGGTGGGGTTGCAGACCGCCGCTGGCGTGCCGCTGCAATGCGACGAAGGGCTCGACTTCAAGACCTTCCGCATCGGCCTGTTTGGCCTGGATAAATGGCACAACGTGGAGCGCACCGTGGGCCATCTGTCCCGGGCGCTGGACCAGATGGCGGCTGCGGGCTAG
- a CDS encoding NAD(P)-dependent oxidoreductase: protein MPSTNPRSYDTTPSRKVAFLGLGVMGYPMAGHLALAGHEVTVYNRTTTKSIAWCAEYASTKAPKHAATPREAAAGADMVFCCVGNDDDLRSVTLGADGAFAGMRPGAIFVDHTTASAEVARELYAAARALGLQFVDAPVSGGQAGAQNGMLTVMCGGDQAAFDAAQPVAMAFSRAFTLLGASGSGQLAKMVNQICIAGLVQGLSEAVAFGQNAGLDMKQVLDVIGKGAAQSWQMDNRGKTMVDGQFDFGFAVDWMRKDLGLVLDEARRNGSRVPVTALVDQFYADVQKMGGNRWDTSSLVKRLR, encoded by the coding sequence ATGCCAAGCACCAACCCTCGCAGCTACGACACAACCCCTTCGCGCAAGGTCGCCTTTCTGGGCTTGGGCGTGATGGGCTACCCCATGGCCGGCCACCTCGCGCTGGCGGGCCATGAGGTCACGGTGTACAACCGAACTACTACAAAATCAATAGCATGGTGTGCAGAGTACGCAAGCACCAAAGCCCCAAAACATGCCGCAACGCCACGCGAGGCAGCGGCGGGTGCGGACATGGTTTTCTGCTGCGTGGGCAACGACGATGACCTGCGCTCGGTGACGCTCGGCGCCGACGGCGCGTTTGCCGGCATGCGGCCGGGCGCGATCTTTGTGGACCACACCACAGCATCGGCCGAAGTGGCGCGGGAGCTGTATGCCGCCGCGCGCGCACTGGGGCTGCAGTTTGTCGATGCGCCTGTGTCCGGCGGCCAGGCCGGGGCACAAAACGGCATGCTCACAGTGATGTGCGGCGGGGACCAGGCCGCGTTTGACGCCGCCCAGCCCGTGGCCATGGCGTTCTCACGGGCGTTCACGCTGCTGGGTGCCAGCGGCTCGGGGCAACTGGCCAAGATGGTCAACCAAATCTGCATCGCGGGCCTGGTGCAAGGCCTGTCCGAAGCGGTGGCCTTTGGCCAGAACGCCGGGCTGGACATGAAGCAGGTGCTGGACGTGATTGGCAAAGGCGCGGCGCAAAGCTGGCAGATGGACAACCGCGGCAAGACCATGGTGGACGGCCAATTCGATTTCGGTTTTGCCGTGGACTGGATGCGCAAGGACCTGGGCCTGGTGCTGGACGAAGCCCGCCGCAATGGCTCGCGCGTGCCGGTGACCGCGCTGGTGGACCAGTTCTATGCCGATGTGCAGAAGATGGGTGGCAACCGCTGGGACACGTCCAGCCTGGTCAAGCGCCTGCGCTGA
- a CDS encoding type IV pilus twitching motility protein PilT — MDITQLLAFSVKNKASDLHLSSGLPPMIRVHGDVRRINVDALDHKTVHAMVYDIMSDSQRKTYEEFLEVDFSFEIEGLARFRVNAFNQNRGAAAVFRTIPSKILTLEQLNAPKIFGDLALKPRGLVLVTGPTGSGKSTTLAAMVNYLNETEYGHILTVEDPIEFVHESKKCLINQREVGPMTLSFAAALKSALREDPDAILVGEMRDLETIRLAMTAAETGHLVFGTLHTSSAAKTIDRIIDVFPAEEKEMVRSMLSESLQAVISQTLCKLKDGSGRVAAHEIMLGTSAIRNLIRESKVAQMYSTIQTGNSLGMQTLDQNLTDLVRRNIISPAEARSKAKIPENFPG, encoded by the coding sequence GTGGACATTACCCAGTTGCTCGCATTCAGCGTGAAGAACAAAGCTTCCGACCTGCACTTGTCCTCCGGGTTGCCGCCCATGATCCGGGTCCACGGCGATGTGCGGCGCATCAATGTGGATGCGCTGGACCACAAGACGGTGCACGCCATGGTGTACGACATCATGAGCGACTCGCAGCGCAAGACGTATGAAGAGTTTCTGGAGGTGGACTTCTCGTTTGAGATCGAAGGCCTGGCGCGCTTTCGCGTCAACGCCTTCAACCAGAACCGCGGCGCGGCCGCCGTGTTCCGCACCATTCCAAGCAAGATCCTCACGCTGGAACAGCTCAACGCCCCCAAGATCTTCGGCGACCTGGCCCTCAAACCGCGCGGCCTGGTGCTGGTGACCGGCCCCACGGGCTCGGGCAAGTCCACCACGCTGGCGGCCATGGTGAATTATCTGAACGAAACCGAATACGGCCACATCCTCACGGTGGAAGACCCGATCGAGTTCGTGCACGAATCCAAGAAGTGCCTGATCAACCAGCGCGAAGTGGGGCCCATGACGCTGTCGTTCGCGGCAGCCCTCAAATCCGCGCTGCGCGAAGACCCCGACGCCATTTTGGTGGGCGAAATGCGCGACCTGGAAACCATCCGCCTGGCCATGACCGCCGCCGAAACCGGCCACCTGGTGTTTGGCACGCTGCACACATCCAGCGCCGCCAAGACCATCGACCGGATCATCGACGTGTTCCCCGCCGAAGAAAAGGAAATGGTGCGCTCCATGCTGTCCGAATCGCTGCAGGCGGTGATCTCGCAGACGCTGTGCAAGCTCAAGGACGGCTCGGGCCGGGTGGCCGCGCACGAAATCATGCTGGGCACCAGCGCCATCCGCAACCTGATCCGCGAGTCCAAGGTGGCGCAGATGTATTCCACCATCCAGACCGGCAACAGCCTGGGCATGCAGACGCTGGACCAGAACCTCACCGATCTGGTGCGGCGCAACATCATCAGCCCCGCTGAAGCCCGCAGCAAGGCCAAGATTCCCGAAAATTTCCCCGGCTGA
- a CDS encoding YggS family pyridoxal phosphate-dependent enzyme codes for MTTIDNNLQKVRTRIAQACVAAGRDPASVSLLAVSKTFGADAVVQAAAAGQRAFGENYVQEGVDKIAAVGRAFDPALQWHCIGPIQSNKTRLVAEHFDWAHTVDRLKTAERLSAQRPDHLPPLQICIQVNIDGGPTKSGVAPADALALVRAVAKLPRLRVRGLMSIPDHAPDFEAQLAIHQSARALFDQISALGEPGLEGFDTLSMGMTADLEAAIHAGSTLVRVGTGIFGGRTYPAP; via the coding sequence ATGACCACGATTGATAACAACCTCCAAAAGGTTCGGACCCGCATCGCGCAGGCCTGCGTGGCTGCCGGCCGGGACCCTGCCAGTGTCTCGCTGCTGGCCGTTTCCAAAACTTTTGGCGCTGATGCGGTGGTGCAGGCCGCTGCGGCGGGCCAGCGGGCGTTTGGTGAAAACTACGTCCAGGAAGGCGTGGACAAGATCGCCGCAGTGGGCCGGGCGTTCGATCCCGCGCTGCAGTGGCATTGCATTGGCCCCATCCAGAGCAACAAGACGCGCCTGGTGGCCGAGCACTTTGACTGGGCGCACACGGTGGACCGGCTCAAGACCGCCGAGCGCCTGTCGGCCCAGCGCCCCGACCACCTGCCGCCCCTGCAAATATGTATCCAGGTGAACATCGACGGCGGCCCCACCAAGTCGGGCGTGGCGCCGGCGGACGCGCTGGCGCTGGTGCGCGCTGTGGCAAAACTGCCACGCCTGCGGGTGCGCGGGCTGATGAGCATCCCCGACCATGCTCCTGATTTCGAAGCGCAACTGGCAATCCACCAAAGCGCTAGAGCACTTTTTGACCAGATATCGGCCTTGGGCGAGCCCGGGCTCGAAGGCTTTGACACCCTGTCCATGGGCATGACCGCCGACCTGGAGGCCGCCATCCACGCGGGCAGCACCCTGGTGCGCGTGGGCACCGGCATCTTTGGCGGCCGGACTTACCCGGCGCCCTGA
- a CDS encoding PilT/PilU family type 4a pilus ATPase, with the protein MERDQASKFINDLLKLMVSRNGSDLFITAEFPPAIKVDGKVTKVSPQPLTPNHTLTLARAIMSDKQVADFERTKESNFAISPAGIGRFRVNAFIQQGKVGMVLRTIPLTLPTIDGLGVPQVLKEVTMTKRGLCILVGATGSGKSTTLAAMVDWRNENSFGHIITVEDPVEFVHPHKNCVVTQREVGLDTDSWEAALKNTLRQAPDVILMGEIRDRETMEHAVAFAETGHLCLATLHANSANQALDRIINFFPEERRAQLLMDLSLNLRAMVSQRLIPKQDGKGRAAAVEVMLNTPLIADLIFKGEVAEIKEVMKKSRNLGMQTFDQALFDAYEANVISYEDALRNADSLNDLRLQIKLNSQRAKSPDLASGTEHFAIV; encoded by the coding sequence ATGGAACGCGATCAGGCCAGTAAATTCATCAACGATCTGCTCAAGCTGATGGTGAGCCGCAATGGCAGCGACTTGTTCATCACGGCAGAGTTTCCGCCCGCCATCAAGGTCGATGGCAAGGTGACCAAGGTATCGCCCCAGCCGCTCACGCCCAACCACACCCTGACGCTGGCCCGCGCCATCATGAGCGACAAGCAGGTGGCAGACTTCGAGCGCACCAAGGAATCCAATTTCGCCATCTCACCGGCCGGCATCGGGCGCTTTCGCGTGAACGCATTCATCCAGCAGGGCAAGGTCGGCATGGTGCTGCGCACGATTCCGCTCACGTTGCCCACCATTGACGGTCTGGGCGTGCCGCAGGTCCTCAAGGAAGTGACGATGACCAAGCGCGGCCTGTGCATCCTGGTGGGCGCCACGGGCTCGGGCAAGTCCACCACGCTCGCGGCCATGGTGGACTGGCGCAACGAAAACTCGTTCGGCCACATCATCACGGTGGAAGACCCGGTCGAATTCGTGCACCCGCACAAGAACTGCGTGGTGACGCAGCGCGAAGTGGGGCTCGATACCGACAGCTGGGAAGCGGCCCTCAAGAACACGCTGCGCCAGGCGCCCGACGTGATCCTGATGGGCGAAATCCGCGACCGCGAGACCATGGAACATGCCGTGGCCTTTGCCGAAACCGGCCACCTGTGCCTGGCCACGCTGCACGCCAACAGCGCCAACCAGGCGCTGGACCGCATCATCAACTTCTTCCCCGAAGAGCGCCGCGCCCAACTGCTGATGGACCTGTCGCTCAACCTGCGCGCCATGGTGTCGCAGCGCCTCATCCCCAAGCAGGACGGCAAGGGCCGGGCTGCGGCGGTGGAGGTGATGCTCAACACCCCGCTGATCGCCGACCTGATCTTCAAGGGCGAAGTCGCCGAGATCAAGGAAGTCATGAAAAAGAGCCGCAACCTGGGCATGCAGACCTTCGACCAGGCGCTGTTCGATGCCTACGAGGCCAATGTGATCAGCTACGAAGATGCGCTACGCAACGCCGACTCGCTCAACGACCTGCGTCTGCAGATCAAGCTCAACAGCCAGCGCGCCAAGTCGCCCGACCTGGCCTCGGGCACCGAGCATTTCGCGATTGTCTAG